Proteins from a genomic interval of bacterium:
- the modA gene encoding molybdate ABC transporter substrate-binding protein, whose amino-acid sequence MPRSHRAGLALLLTFLGLACGRREPERIHFYAAASATDAVSEIATAWEADGGKPPLLPVFASSSTLARQIRDGAPAQLFLSASEQWLDYLVRETERVRSDSRLDLLSNQLVLVVPPGNPAGIQSPADLTKKIDGIAIGDPEQVPAGIYAVAWLKAAGIWHPVKRELHPAKDVRAALAHVEQGKVDAGIVYLTDAKVGNVEVVAQLDGRLAPPIRYPLALIEPADADAELAPAALSFYRYLTSPRAAAIFRKHGFITLTDGR is encoded by the coding sequence TGGCGCTCCTCCTCACGTTCCTCGGCCTCGCCTGCGGGCGCCGCGAGCCCGAGCGCATCCACTTCTATGCCGCCGCCAGCGCGACCGACGCGGTGAGCGAGATCGCCACCGCCTGGGAGGCGGACGGCGGCAAGCCGCCGCTGCTGCCCGTCTTCGCGAGCAGTTCGACCCTCGCGCGCCAGATCCGCGACGGCGCCCCGGCCCAGCTCTTCCTCAGCGCGAGCGAGCAGTGGCTGGACTACCTCGTCCGCGAAACGGAGCGCGTGCGCTCGGACAGCCGGCTCGATCTCCTCTCCAATCAGCTCGTGCTCGTCGTGCCGCCGGGCAATCCCGCCGGCATCCAGAGCCCGGCCGACCTGACCAAGAAGATCGACGGCATCGCCATCGGCGATCCGGAGCAGGTGCCAGCGGGCATCTACGCGGTGGCCTGGCTGAAGGCGGCCGGCATCTGGCACCCGGTGAAGCGCGAGCTGCACCCCGCCAAGGACGTGCGCGCCGCGCTCGCTCACGTCGAGCAGGGCAAGGTCGACGCGGGCATCGTCTACCTCACGGACGCCAAGGTCGGCAACGTCGAGGTGGTGGCCCAGCTCGACGGTCGCCTGGCCCCGCCCATCCGCTATCCGCTCGCGCTCATCGAGCCCGCGGACGCGGACGCGGAGTTGGCGCCCGCCGCCCTCAGCTTCTACCGCTATCTGACCAGCCCGCGGGCCGCCGCGATCTTCC